The DNA region TTTCAGCGGTCACGAGCCGTATGCTGGCGCAGCGAGAGGCCGCGACAATGCTCTCAGCCGATATGCTTATGGGTGATGGCGCCGCACTCGCACTTGCGCTTTCGCCTCCTGCCCCGAATGCACTGAAGACCCGTACTAAAGCCGTGGGCTTCCAGATACTGGCTGGCACCACTACGACGATGCTGGACGCGCTGCTCGCCGGAGCCGTCGGCGTAATGCCCGCCTTCGCCGCCAGCGCCCCGCAGGCCTGTTACGAGGTGCTCGCAGCCTGGAAGGACGGCGACCGCGGTCTCGCCGAAGAGAAGCAGGAACGTCTACAGTCTGCGGCAAAATATCTCGAAGAAGACTTAGGTGTGGCCGCAATCAAGTTCGGCTGCGACCTCAACGGCTACTTCGGTGGTCTGCCCCGCCTGCCCCTCTTGCCGCTTAGTGGCGAAGATCGCACAAGAATCGAATCGCTCATGCACAGCCTTCGCAACTGAACTCATATACTGAACGAGTTGAATTAAGGAGAAATGCGATGAGGCTGTATCAAATGGCGGACGCAGTCCGGTATGAACTAATGAATACCGAAGATTTGCGCGATACATTTCTGTTGGAGGAGCTCTTCCAGCCCGGTGAAATCGAATTCGCTTATGTGGACCTCGACCGTACGGTCATCGGTTCCGCAGTGCCGACGAAGGGTGCGCTGAAGCTTGAGACTGAGCCCGAACTCCGTGCCGATTATTTTCTTGAGCGCCGCGAGCTAGGCGTTCTCAACGTAGGCGGCCCCGGATCGGTCACGATAGACGGCAAGACATTCGACCTTGACAAGCTCGACTGCCTCTACGTAGGACGCGGCTCCAAAGACGTCTCATTCACCAGTAACGATGCCGCCAATCCCGCGAATTTCTATCTCCTCAGCTATCCTGCCCATGCAGAGTACCCGACCGCTATGGTGAAGTTCGCTGACCTCAAAGGTCTCGAACTGGGCAGCGTCGAAACCTGCAACAAGCGGACTATCTACAAAGCCATCTACAAAGAGGGGATCAAGAGCTGCCAGCTTGTCATGGGCTTCACTCTGCTCGCCTCCGGCAGCAACTGGAATACCATGCCCGCGCATACGCACATGCGCCGCAGCGAAGTCTACT from Edaphobacter paludis includes:
- the kduI gene encoding 5-dehydro-4-deoxy-D-glucuronate isomerase translates to MRLYQMADAVRYELMNTEDLRDTFLLEELFQPGEIEFAYVDLDRTVIGSAVPTKGALKLETEPELRADYFLERRELGVLNVGGPGSVTIDGKTFDLDKLDCLYVGRGSKDVSFTSNDAANPANFYLLSYPAHAEYPTAMVKFADLKGLELGSVETCNKRTIYKAIYKEGIKSCQLVMGFTLLASGSNWNTMPAHTHMRRSEVYFYFDVDPAHRVFHLMGPPEATSHLVVADKEVVVSPGWSIHAGVGTKNYGFCWGMGGENQAYDDMDGIAIAELR